A window of Pectobacterium carotovorum genomic DNA:
AGCCTCGCGTACCGGTACACGCCGTGCTGACCGCCACGCAGCCGCTGATTCGCTTTATCGGTAGTGAAACGCTGAAAGAAAATCTTCGCTGGTTCGAGTCATGGCGTAACAAGCTGCCGCAGTGGCACGAGGCGAATCCCTTCTTCTTTATTCATACACCGGATATCGGTGATGCCCCGCTGCTGGCACAACAGCTTTGGCCCTTACTCGCCGAAATCGCCCCAACCTTGCCACCCCAACCAGATTGGCCACAGCAGGCGACGCTCTTTTGATCCACCCAATATCCGTATTTATTAGTTAGTTTAGTTATAAGCAATTTCGCAGCGTAACCTATTTTCGCTAAAAAAATCGACCTTTCCAGGCGACAGTTGCGTTAGGTAAAGCTATTATTCTGCAAGCCGTTTTCGGTTAGGTCACGGGGTAAAACATGGTAAGTGCGCTCTATATCGTGCTTGGCGCAATCTTGTTGATAAAGTTGTCCATTGATGTTGTGAAACTCAGAATGCAGTATCGCGTGGCCTACGGCGACGGCGGGTTTTATGAATTGCAAACGGCGATCCGGGTACATGGCAATGCAGTGGAATACATTCCGATTGCAACAATCCTCTTGGTTCTGATGGAAATGAACGGCGCCCTTATCATTATGATCCACTTCTGCGGCATTTTATTGATCACCGGACGTTTAGTTCACTATTACGGCCTTCGGCATCGCGAATTCCGCTGGCGGCGTTCAGGTATGGCGGCAACTTATGCCTCGCTCATCCTGATGATTGCAGCAAACCTCTATTATTTCCCCTGGGATCTGGTTTTCACGCTGTATTGATGGCGTGAAACAAGAACGAGACCTGTTCCTCCCGGACGCGCGGAATTTATACGTCCGGGAATCAAAAACCGCGTCCATACCCTGTGGAAGGTGAAGAACACTGTGTATTCTGCTAGAATGCGCGCCTCTTTATTACTCTCAGTGCACTTTCTGCCATGCCAAACCGCGATATGCTTTTTTCTGTGCCAATTGCCAATTTAGGCGATTGGACATTCGACGAACGCGTTGCCGACGTATTTCCCGATATGATCCAACGTTCTGTACCCGGCTATTCCAACATCATTTCGATGATTGGCATGTTGGCAGAACGCTTCGTCCGCCCGGATAGCCACGTTTACGATCTAGGATGCTCGCTGGGCGCCGCCACGTTGTCTATGCGACGTAATATTCATGTCCCAGATTGCAAAATTATCGCGGTAGACAATTCTCCGGCAATGGTGAAACGCTGCCGCAGCCACATTGACGCTTTCCGTTCCGATACGCCCGTCGAGATTATAGAAGCCGATATCCTGAACATTGATATCGAAAATGCGTCTATGGTGGTGCTGAACTTTACCCTTCAGTTTCTGGAACCTTCCCAGCGTCAGGTACTCATCAAGCGTATTTATCAGGGACTCAATCCCGGCGGCGTGCTGGTGCTCTCTGAGAAATTCAATTTTGCGGACAAAGACGTCGGTGAATTGCTGTTCAACATGCATCTCGATTTCAAACGGGCAAATGGCTACAGCGAGTTAGAAATCAGTCAGAAGCGTAGTATGCTGGAAAACGTCATGCTGACCGACTCAGTAGAAACCCATAAGGCTCGACTGGCAGATGCCGGTTTTGAGCACAGCGAGATTTGGTTTCAGTGTTTTAATTTTGGCTCGTTATTAGCCGTGAAAGCAGAGGAAAAGGCGTGATCGATTTCGGCAATTTTTACCAGCAAATCGCAAAAGGTCCGCTCAGCCACTGGCTTAACACGCTGCCTTCACAGCTCAGCAGTTGGCAGCAGGAATCTTTGCACGGTAAGTTCAAACTCTGGTTTAACTCGCTGGAACATCTCCCGTCGTTAACGCCAACGTCACTGGATTTGAACGACAGCGTCACAGCACGCATGGAGCCCGATATTTCCGTCGGCCAGCGTGAAGGCATTGAAAAGCTGCTGCGTAACCTGATGCCCTGGCGTAAAGGCCCTTTTTCGCTTTACGGCGTGGATATCAACACAGAATGGCGTTCTGACTGGAAATGGCAACGTGTTCTCCCGCATATCAGCCCGCTGAAGAACCGCCTGATTCTGGATGTAGGCTGCGGCAGCGGCTATCACCTGTGGCGGATGGTGGGTGAAGGTGCCACGATGGCAGTCGGAATCGATCCCATGCAGCTGTTCTTGTGCCAATTTGAGGCCGTGCGTAAGCTACTCGGCAACGATCAGCGGGCGCACGTTCTGCCGCTCGGCATTGAGCAACTCCCCGAACTTGCTGCGTTTGATACCGTGTTTTCTATGGGCGTGCTGTACCACCGTCGCTCCCCGCTCGATCATCTGTGGCAATTGAAGAATCAGCTGGTGGAAGGTGGCGAACTGGTGCTGGAAACGCTGGTCATTGAAGGCGATGAAAATCAGGTGCTGGTACCGGGAGAACGCTACGCACAAATGCGCAATGTGTATTTCATCCCTTCTGCCGCAGCCTTGACAACATGGCTTGAGAAATGCGGGTTCGTTGATGTCCGCGTCGTCGATATCTGCACCACGACAACGCAGGAACAGCGTCGGACTGACTGGATGATCACGGAGTCGCTGGCTGAATTCCTCGATCCTGAGGATCCAACGAAAACGGTGGAAGGTTACCCCGCCCCAGTACGTGCCGTACTGGTTGCCCGTAAACCCGGCATCTACCAGCCCTAAATTACTGCGCTAGACAAAAAAAGCCCCAACAACACGCTGGGGCTTGGTACTTGCCATGCACACCTGATGGTATGCGGCGCGGCAAAATTGAAGAATGACGATGTGGTGTTGAGAACAACGCTGTCGCTCTCCCCCTGCACCGTGAAATTCTTTACATCATGACACGTACTGCATTTCACGGTCCGGGCTGACTGCACGCTTCATTGCTTCCACCACATCACCATCCACGCAATACTGGCTAAATTCATCTAATTCCGTATCAGAGCACATTGACACGCCGATTTTGCGATAGCGCATCGGAGAGGGTGTCCACTGGCCTGCGGAACTGTGTAGTTCCCGGATACCAGCCTGCTGAAATTTGTGCACGTTAGTCAGCCGCACGCCAGAACCCGCCATAATAATTGGACCGCGGCTGGCCTGTGTTAGTTCACGTAATAATCGCAACCCATTTTCCGCCGTCTGCTGCTGCCCAGAGGTCAATATGCGCGATACGCCAAGTTCAGTGAGCTGTTCCAGTGCAATGTATGGGTTCAGACACATATCAAACGCGCGATGAAAGGTCACCGCCATGCCTTGAGCCGCCGCCATGATTTCGCGCATTTTGGGCAAATCAATGTGCCCTTCCTCGTTGAGCGCACCAACAACAACGCCGGGAAAACCCATCTCACGAATCTGCTCAATGTCATATTTAATGGCAGCAAATTCCGTCGCGCTGTAGCAAAAATCGCCTCCCCGCGGGCGCACAATCGGGTGGACAGGAATCACGACCTTTTCACGCGCGCCACGCAGCGCACCATAGGATGGCGTTAACCCGCCTTCTCGCTGTCCTGCACAGAGTTCAATCCTGTCAGCCCCAGACTGCGCGGCTGTTATCGCGCAATCAACGCTATAACAGCATACTTCCAGTTTCGTCATCGCTGCTCCTCCATGTAAACTCCCAGACCACTTTTCTTAATTATCGAAAAATCGACGAATCATCACGCCGATTAAAGTAATAACTATGGCATTCGCATTCATATCATGAGGAGACAGGAGTCACAATGAACGCGATACAGTGCCGAAATAAACATGACATAAACCACAATTTTATTAATCTTTTCCACTGTAAAAGAAAATGGCATCAATAACGTGGCACACCATTTTATCTTTCCGCCAATGTTATCTTTCTGATTACTCTACGCGCGGCCTATCCACTATTCTCATCACGAAGACATTTCACTCGCGACAACATCACGTATATCAAATGGATGAAATTTTATTGTCACTTTCCCATTGGTTACCGCCAGTGTCGGGTTAGGAATGCGTTCTTTTTCACCTTGCGGAGAACTGAATTTAAGTTTGATACCCGGCGTACGCAGCGCATCATCCGACAAACAGGCCAATGCACGCTGATGCAACGTGTCTGCATCGCCAGACAGCACCAACTCCACATGCTCCCATCCTTCATGGGGATAACGCTTCTTCCCCGGCCACGGCAGCTCAATACACGTAACCTGCCAGGGTCCTACCGATAGCGCATTATTCAGTATAAACAAGCAGATTGGACGGCCATTGATTTGGTTTTCAGACAGCAGGCTACCCGCCTTTAGCAACGCCGCTTTCCATGATTCAGCCGTCGTATTCTGATGGCAGCGCAGCGAAATATGGTCCGCATGAAATGCGCCTAAATCCAGCTGTAGCACATCGGCCAATTCCTGTAGCGCTTGCTCAAATCGCGCTAAATCCGTCATCAAATCATCGGGTAACATATCGGGTAACACTCCTCGCGGCCTCTCACATTATCAATCACCATTTGCACTGTGAGAATATCATACCCGTGACATATCCTAATTAAATTCTATTTTTATCCACGTACATTTATTTACACCTTCATTACGTGAAACGCATTAAATGCAAAGAAAAGGTAACCATGGTGTTTGATTAATAAACGGAAATGTTTTTTACCCGGTGTAATCTGCGATACTTCTCGCAATCTATTCTGGGAGGAATCTTAAATAATATTTGCCCCATTGTACGCCTAATAGAAAACGTATAAATTAAGAAAATAAATAATAATGCAGAGATATCACCATGGTTTTACTCATTATATCCATCGCACTTATCGCTATTGCGGCATATGCTATTTTTCGTCATTTTAAAACCAGAGAATCGCATAAAATTGGTGCAAATAGTCGGTCAAAAAAACGTTAAGATCGCGATTTGATTTATTTTTATTCTACCTAAAACTGCTTTTTCTTTTTTGTCGTGTTCTCCTTATCCTTTTTTATCTCGTTCCCTCTTCTTTAATCTCCCGCTGTCTGGGTGTTTTTTCGCCTGAACATCCCTTTGCCCTTCCCCGTCTGCTGACGAGGAAAGGCAAATATGGTATAAGCAAGGCTTAATTTTTTATTTAAGGTAAACCGGTGAATATTCAGGCTCTTCTCTCCGAAAAAGTCAGCCAGGCGTTAACCGCCGCGGGCGCGCCAGCAGATAGCGAAGCTCAGATTCGCCAGTCGGCAAAAGCACAGTTTGGTGATTATCAGGCCAATGGCGTTATGGCCGTGGCCAAAAAACTGGGTATGCCGCCGCGACAATTGGCCGAAAAAGTCGTCCAGCTTTTGGCGCTGGAAGGCATTGCGGAAAAAACAGAAATCGCAGGCCCGGGATTTATTAATATTTTTCTCGATAAGCAGTGGGTCGCGAGCCAGGTTGAAAATACCCTGAATTCACCGAAACTGGGTTTAACGCCAGTTGAACCACAAACGGTCGTGATTGATTACTCTGCTCCTAACGTTGCGAAGGAAATGCACGTTGGCCACCTGCGCTCAACTATTATTGGTGATGCCGCAGCCCGTACGCTGGAGTTCTTGGGTCATAATGTTATTCGTGCCAACCACGTCGGTGACTGGGGTACGCAGTTCGGCATGCTGATTGCCTACCTTGAAAAAATGCAAAACGAAAGCGCCAGCGAGATGGATCTGTCCGATCTCGAAGCGTTCTATCGTGAAGCGAAGAAACACTACGATGAAGATGCCGATTTCGCTGAACGCGCACGCGCTTACGTGGTGAAATTGCAGGGTGGTGATGAGTATTGCCGTCAGATGTGGCGCAAGCTCGTCGATATCACCATGACGCAGAACCAGATCAACTATGAACGCCTCAACGTCACGCTGACCAAACAGGATGTTATGGGTGAAAGCCTGTATAACAGCATGCTGCCGGGCATCGTTGCCGACCTGAAAGCAAAAGGTCTGGCGGTTGAGAGCGAAGGCGCAACGGTCGTTTTCCTTGATGAATATAAAAACAAGGAAGGCGAACCGATGGGCGTTATCATCCAGAAAAAGGATGGCGGCTATCTCTACACCACAACGGATATCGCCTGCGCCAAATACCGTTATGAAACCCTGAACGCCGATCGCGTGCTTTACTACATCGATTCTCGTCAGCATCAGCATTTGATGCAGGCCTGGACCATCGTGCGTAAAGCCGGCTATGTGCCTGATTCTGTCAGCCTAGAACACCATATGTTCGGCATGATGCTGGGCAAAGACGGGAAACCATTCAAAACGCGTGCTGGCGGAACGATCAAACTGTCCGAGCTGTTGGATGAAGCCTACGATCGCGCCCTGAAGCTCATCGCAGAGAAAAATCCACAGATGGAAAGCGATGAGTTAACCGCGCTGGCGAAAGTGGTTTCTATCGGCGCGATCAAATATGCCGACCTGTCGAAGAGCCGTACCACGGACTACGTTTTCGACTGGGACAACATGCTGGCGTTTGAAGGCAATACCGCGCCTTACATGCAATACGCCTATACGCGCGTCGCGTCTATTTTCAAGCGTGCAGGCATACAGGAAGACAGCTTAACGCAGCCGATTACGCTGAACGATGAGCGCGAATTTGCGCTTGCCACTCGTCTGCTGCAATTTGAAGAAACCATCACTTCCGTCGCCCGTGAAGGCACGCCGCATGTGATGTGTAGTTACCTGTACGATCTGGCGGGTCTGTTCTCCGGTTTCTACGAGCACTGTCCGATTCTTAATGCCGAAAGTGACGACGTGCGTCAAAGCCGTCTGAGATTGGCACTGCTGACTGCGAAAACGTTGAAGCAAGGTCTGGATACGCTGGGCATCGAAACCGTCGAGAAGATGTAATTCTCCATCGACTGAAAACTTATTTATCTATCGATTGAAAGCAAAAACGCCATTGGTGACAAACCAATGGCGTTTTTTTATGACGAACATCTTTGTCCGTCACCCTGCGGGGCGTTGCTGTGCAAGGTTGAAAAACGTTCCCTACGTTTTTTTATTCCGCAATGGCATAACGTTGTCACACGCTACGGCGGGCAAAATCCCGAGGACGGAATCCCAACAGCGCCAGCGTGGCAAAATAGGAACCCGCCCCTGCGACCACAACCAGCAACAAGCGCAGAATGCGCATCGTCATATTGCCGTCATCCCACGCGGGCATCCACCACAGCATGCCCAGTAAAACCAGCGACATCACAATAACGGCAGCCAGCAGGCGAACCAGAAAACTCCGCCACCCCGGCAGCGGCTGGAAAATATCCTGCTTACGCAGTTGCCAATACAGCAGTCCGGCATTCAGGCAGGAGGCTAGACCGATAGACAACGCCAGACCAGCATGTTGCAGCGGGCCGATAAAGATCAGGTTCATAACTTGCGTCAGGATCAGCGTGACTATCGCTATTTTGACCGGCGTCTTGATATCCTGCCGAGAATAAAAACCGGGCACGAGTACTTTGACGACAATCAGTCCCATCAATCCGACCGAGTAGGCAATCAGCGCACGCTGGGTCATCAGCGCATCAAAGGCGCTAAATTTGCCGTACTGGAACAGCGACACGGTTAAGGGCTTAGCCAAAATGCCTAATGCCACGGCGCTCGGCAGCGCCAACAGGAAACACAGGCGGAGCCCCCAATCCATCAGACGGGAGTATTCGTCATGATTGCCACTGGCAAAACTCTTCGCCAGCGACGGGAGCAGGATCGTCCCTAACGCCACGCCCAATACGCCGGAAGGAAACTCCATCAGGCGGTCGGCGTAATACATCCATGACACCGCCCCTTCGCTGAGGAAGGAAGCAAAAATGGTGTTGATGATGAGCGAAATCTGGCTCACCGAGACGCCCAGAACCGCAGGCCCCATCAGCTTCATGACTCGCCAGACGCTCGGGTCACGCCACTTCAAACGCGGCAATACCAGCATGCCAATCTTTTTCAGATGCGGTAGCTGATAGCCGAGTTGCAGTAAACCGCCAACCAATACCGCCCAGGCCAGCGCCATCACCGGTGGATTAAAATACGGGGCGGCAAACAGCGAGAAACCAATCATGCTGACATTAAGCAATGTCGGTGCAAACGCAGGCACCGAGAAACGGTTCCAGGTATTTAGCACCGAACCGACCATAGAGGTCAGCGAGATCAGCAGGATGTAGGGAAACGTGACTCTTAATAGATCCGAAGTGAGTTCAAAGCGCTCTGGCGTCGCGGCAAAACCGGGAGCAGTCACCATGATAACCCACGGTGCGGCGACCATCCCCGCCACGGTGACTAACGCCAGAATCAGCGTCAGCATACCGGAAACATAAGCGAGGAACGTCCGCGTAGCTTCGTCGCCCTGCTGACTTTTGTATTCGGCCAGAATCGGCACAAAAGCCTGTGAAAACGCGCCTTCCGCGAAAATTCGTCGGAGCAGGTTAGGCAGTTTGAACGCCACAAAGAAGGCATCCGTCGCCATACCTGCACCAAAAATACGGGCGACGATTGCATCGCGCACAAACCCTAAAACGCGCGATAGCATGGTCATAGAACTGACGGCAGCCAGTGATTTAAGTAAATTCATCCGATTATTTTCTGAACGGTTCAGGACCGATTATTAACCCGTTAAGGTCATCCTGATTGCGAGGTGCGACTAGTCTACGCATTGCGCGTGTAATAGCTACCGAACATTGTCATAACCACCGAACTTTTCAGCTTTTTCCCAGCAATTGTTCAATCATTCGCTGGGACAGCAATACCTGGTTACCTGATGTTTCCGCTGGTTTCCGTTGTTCAATGGCTGTGATGAAATGCTGTACCGCACCGACAAATCCGCGTTGTTCTAGCGTGGTTTGCCAGGAGGGTACGGCCGGACGGATCGTTATTCCTTCGCGATCTTCACGCCATTCACGCATCTCATCCACCTGATAGAGCCCACCTTGGGTAACAGCCTGAACCCATTCGCGCTGGCTTCCAGCTTGGCGATGCATGCTGGTCGTCACCTGACAGCCGCCGCTCTGGAAATGGTGCTCGGCATACAGCAATTGACCATCCGCATTCGCATGCAACACACCATCAATCAGTTGAGCATCGCCGCCCGCCAGCCAGAGTGCGGTATCCACCACGTGCAGATAATCGTCGAGCAGAGTAAAACGAACATCCTGCGGCCCAACGCCATTAATGCGGTGTTTATCCATACGCAAAGATGCCGGCTGCTCCAGCCGCTGTTTTAGCTGCTGATAGCACGGTGCGAAACGGCGATTAAAGCCAACCATCAGAATTTTTTGTTGTTGCTCCGCCAATTCGACCAGTGCTTCCGCCTGCGTAAGCCGCTCTGCCAGCGGTTTATCCACATAGACATCGACACCCGCGTTAAGCAGTTGACTCACAACAGAAAAATGGCTGGCAGTACTGCTATGGACGAAGACCGCATCGCACTGCTCTGCCAGCGTATCCAGCGCCGAGAAACTCGTCATCCGGTAGTGCTGACAAATCCGCTGCGTCTTTTGCCAATCGGGAGAAAACGCGCCAACCAGTTCCCAGCGTTCAGCCTGACTGAGAATCGGCAAATAGGCTTTCTGCGCGATGGATCCCAGCCCAACGACGCCGATACGGGGACGTCGGGCGGAGACGTTATGTTCTGAAATACGATGTTCTGCGATGCTTTCCGCAGGCGTAAGCTGAGGCTTCATGACGAACTTTCTCCCTGATACCAGTTCATTACGCTAACAGCGCGGCAAGCTGACGTTTGAGTTCAGCAACCTCTTTTTCTAACGCCTCAACACGCTCTGCCAGCGGTGAATTATCACTTGCGCTGTCCGCTT
This region includes:
- the cutC gene encoding copper homeostasis protein CutC — translated: MTKLEVCCYSVDCAITAAQSGADRIELCAGQREGGLTPSYGALRGAREKVVIPVHPIVRPRGGDFCYSATEFAAIKYDIEQIREMGFPGVVVGALNEEGHIDLPKMREIMAAAQGMAVTFHRAFDMCLNPYIALEQLTELGVSRILTSGQQQTAENGLRLLRELTQASRGPIIMAGSGVRLTNVHKFQQAGIRELHSSAGQWTPSPMRYRKIGVSMCSDTELDEFSQYCVDGDVVEAMKRAVSPDREMQYVS
- the cmoA gene encoding carboxy-S-adenosyl-L-methionine synthase CmoA, which produces MPNRDMLFSVPIANLGDWTFDERVADVFPDMIQRSVPGYSNIISMIGMLAERFVRPDSHVYDLGCSLGAATLSMRRNIHVPDCKIIAVDNSPAMVKRCRSHIDAFRSDTPVEIIEADILNIDIENASMVVLNFTLQFLEPSQRQVLIKRIYQGLNPGGVLVLSEKFNFADKDVGELLFNMHLDFKRANGYSELEISQKRSMLENVMLTDSVETHKARLADAGFEHSEIWFQCFNFGSLLAVKAEEKA
- a CDS encoding VOC family protein is translated as MLPDDLMTDLARFEQALQELADVLQLDLGAFHADHISLRCHQNTTAESWKAALLKAGSLLSENQINGRPICLFILNNALSVGPWQVTCIELPWPGKKRYPHEGWEHVELVLSGDADTLHQRALACLSDDALRTPGIKLKFSSPQGEKERIPNPTLAVTNGKVTIKFHPFDIRDVVASEMSS
- the cmoB gene encoding tRNA 5-methoxyuridine(34)/uridine 5-oxyacetic acid(34) synthase CmoB — encoded protein: MIDFGNFYQQIAKGPLSHWLNTLPSQLSSWQQESLHGKFKLWFNSLEHLPSLTPTSLDLNDSVTARMEPDISVGQREGIEKLLRNLMPWRKGPFSLYGVDINTEWRSDWKWQRVLPHISPLKNRLILDVGCGSGYHLWRMVGEGATMAVGIDPMQLFLCQFEAVRKLLGNDQRAHVLPLGIEQLPELAAFDTVFSMGVLYHRRSPLDHLWQLKNQLVEGGELVLETLVIEGDENQVLVPGERYAQMRNVYFIPSAAALTTWLEKCGFVDVRVVDICTTTTQEQRRTDWMITESLAEFLDPEDPTKTVEGYPAPVRAVLVARKPGIYQP
- a CDS encoding Gfo/Idh/MocA family oxidoreductase, which translates into the protein MKPQLTPAESIAEHRISEHNVSARRPRIGVVGLGSIAQKAYLPILSQAERWELVGAFSPDWQKTQRICQHYRMTSFSALDTLAEQCDAVFVHSSTASHFSVVSQLLNAGVDVYVDKPLAERLTQAEALVELAEQQQKILMVGFNRRFAPCYQQLKQRLEQPASLRMDKHRINGVGPQDVRFTLLDDYLHVVDTALWLAGGDAQLIDGVLHANADGQLLYAEHHFQSGGCQVTTSMHRQAGSQREWVQAVTQGGLYQVDEMREWREDREGITIRPAVPSWQTTLEQRGFVGAVQHFITAIEQRKPAETSGNQVLLSQRMIEQLLGKS
- a CDS encoding MAPEG family protein, whose product is MVSALYIVLGAILLIKLSIDVVKLRMQYRVAYGDGGFYELQTAIRVHGNAVEYIPIATILLVLMEMNGALIIMIHFCGILLITGRLVHYYGLRHREFRWRRSGMAATYASLILMIAANLYYFPWDLVFTLY
- the murJ gene encoding murein biosynthesis integral membrane protein MurJ, which translates into the protein MNLLKSLAAVSSMTMLSRVLGFVRDAIVARIFGAGMATDAFFVAFKLPNLLRRIFAEGAFSQAFVPILAEYKSQQGDEATRTFLAYVSGMLTLILALVTVAGMVAAPWVIMVTAPGFAATPERFELTSDLLRVTFPYILLISLTSMVGSVLNTWNRFSVPAFAPTLLNVSMIGFSLFAAPYFNPPVMALAWAVLVGGLLQLGYQLPHLKKIGMLVLPRLKWRDPSVWRVMKLMGPAVLGVSVSQISLIINTIFASFLSEGAVSWMYYADRLMEFPSGVLGVALGTILLPSLAKSFASGNHDEYSRLMDWGLRLCFLLALPSAVALGILAKPLTVSLFQYGKFSAFDALMTQRALIAYSVGLMGLIVVKVLVPGFYSRQDIKTPVKIAIVTLILTQVMNLIFIGPLQHAGLALSIGLASCLNAGLLYWQLRKQDIFQPLPGWRSFLVRLLAAVIVMSLVLLGMLWWMPAWDDGNMTMRILRLLLVVVAGAGSYFATLALLGFRPRDFARRSV
- the argS gene encoding arginine--tRNA ligase — encoded protein: MNIQALLSEKVSQALTAAGAPADSEAQIRQSAKAQFGDYQANGVMAVAKKLGMPPRQLAEKVVQLLALEGIAEKTEIAGPGFINIFLDKQWVASQVENTLNSPKLGLTPVEPQTVVIDYSAPNVAKEMHVGHLRSTIIGDAAARTLEFLGHNVIRANHVGDWGTQFGMLIAYLEKMQNESASEMDLSDLEAFYREAKKHYDEDADFAERARAYVVKLQGGDEYCRQMWRKLVDITMTQNQINYERLNVTLTKQDVMGESLYNSMLPGIVADLKAKGLAVESEGATVVFLDEYKNKEGEPMGVIIQKKDGGYLYTTTDIACAKYRYETLNADRVLYYIDSRQHQHLMQAWTIVRKAGYVPDSVSLEHHMFGMMLGKDGKPFKTRAGGTIKLSELLDEAYDRALKLIAEKNPQMESDELTALAKVVSIGAIKYADLSKSRTTDYVFDWDNMLAFEGNTAPYMQYAYTRVASIFKRAGIQEDSLTQPITLNDEREFALATRLLQFEETITSVAREGTPHVMCSYLYDLAGLFSGFYEHCPILNAESDDVRQSRLRLALLTAKTLKQGLDTLGIETVEKM